One window from the genome of Onychomys torridus chromosome 20, mOncTor1.1, whole genome shotgun sequence encodes:
- the LOC118571085 gene encoding olfactory receptor 6C3-like → MKNYTVITEFVLLGISDNRELQVIIFIFLLITYILSITGNFIIIILTLLDSHLKTPMYFFLRNFSFLEITFTSVSIPRFLASIITQVKTISYNNCLAQLFFFIFIGVTEFFLLTAMSYDRYVAICKPLHYTIMMNQKVCTLLVLASWLAGFLTIFPPLMLVLKLDFCASNVIDHFCCDYFPLLQLSCSDTRLLEVIGFYFALFTLLFTLALVILSYMYIIRTILRFPSASQRKKAFSTCSSHMIVISMSYGSCIFIYVKPSAKERASLTKTVAVLSTSIAPMLNPFIYSLRNQQVKQAFKDLVHKVAFDRNK, encoded by the coding sequence ATGAAAAACTATACAGTAATTACGGAGTTTGTGCTCTTGGGAATATCAGACAACAGAGAGCTTCAGGTaataattttcatctttttattaataacCTACATATTAAGTATCACTGGaaacttcatcatcatcatcctcacctTGCTAGACTCTCATTTAAAGACTCCTATGTACTTCTTCCTCCGGAATTTCTCCTTCTTAGAAATTACATTCACCAGTGTTTCCATCCCCAGATTTTTGGCATCAATAATTACTCAAGTCAAGACCATTTCCTATAACAACTGTTTGGCTCagttatttttcttcatcttcattGGTGTGACAGAATTTTTTCTTCTAACTGCTATGTCTTATGATCGCTATGTCGCCATCTGCAAACCACTGCATTACACCATCATGATGAACCAGAAAGTTTGCACCCTTCTTGTCCTTGCCTCATGGCTAGCAGGATTTCTGACCATTTTCCCACCACTCATGCTGGTCCTCAAGTTAGATTTCTGTGCTTCTAATGTCATCGATCATTTCTGTTGTGACTATTTTCCCCTCTTACAACTGTCTTGCTCAGATACTAGGCTCCTAGAAGTGATTGGTTTCTACTTTGCTCTGTTTACTTTGCTGTTCACATTGGCACTGGTGATTTTATCTTACATGTATATTATCAGAACTATTTTAAGATTTCCATCTGCCAGTCAGAGGAAAAAGGCTTTCTCCACCTGTTCCTCTCACATGATTGTCATCTCCATGTCTTACGGAAGCTGCATATTTATCTATGTGAAACCTTCTGCAAAAGAAAGGGCATCACTGACCAAAACAGTAGCTGTTCTCAGCACTTCGATTGCTCCCATGTTGAAcccttttatttattccttgaggAACCAGCAAGTAAAACAAGCCTTCAAAGACTTAGTTCATAAAGTAGCTTttgacagaaacaaatga
- the LOC118571089 gene encoding olfactory receptor 6C6, with protein MKNQSVELDFILLGLTDDPQLQIVVFLFLFLNYMMSLMGNLIIVLLTLLDPRLKTPMYFFLRNFSFLEIIFTTVCIPRFLTTIVTGDKTISYNNCAAQLFFILLLGVTEFYLLAAMSYDRYVAICRPLHYPIIMNSRVCHQLVISSWVTGFLIIFPPLAMGLKLDFCDSRIIDHFMCETSPILQISCTDTHVLEMMSFVLAVVTLVVTLVLVSLSYTFIIKTIMNFPSAQQRTKAFSTCTSHMIVVSITYGSCIFMYIKPSARERVTVSKGVALLYTSIAPLLNPFIYTLRNQQVKEVFWDVLQRLRFSNHSLKL; from the coding sequence ATGAAGAATCAATCAGTGGAACTTGACTTCATTCTTTTAGGATTGACAGATGACCCACAATTGCAAAttgtggtttttctgtttctctttctcaattATATGATGAGTCTGATGGGGAACTTAATCATTGTGCTCCTCACCCTGCTGGACCCTCGCCTCAAGACTCCAATGTACTTCTTTCTCCGTAATTTCTCCTTTTTGGAAATCATATTCACGACAGTGTGTATTCCCAGATTCTTGACAACCATTGTGACTGGAGACAAAACTATTTCTTATAATAATTGTGCAGCTcagttgttttttattcttttgttgggTGTCACAGAATTTTATCTCCTGGCTGCCAtgtcctatgaccgctatgttgCCATCTGCAGACCATTGCATTACCCGATCATCATGAACAGCCGAGTTTGCCACCAACTTGTCATCAGTTCCTGGGTGACTGGGTTCTTAATCATTTTCCCCCCATTGGCCATGGGTCTGAAGCTGGATTTCTGTGATTCCAGAATAATTGATCATTTTATGTGTGAAACGTCTCCTATCCTACAGATCTCCTGCACAGACACTCATGTCCTAGAAATGATGTCCTTTGTCTTGGCTGTAGTGACACTTGTAGTCACACTGGTCCTAGTGAGTCTCTCTTACACTTTCATCATTAAGACTATTATGAATTTCCCTTCCGCACAACAAAGAACCAAAGCCTTTTCCACCTGCACTTCTCACATGATTGTTGTCTCCATAACGTATGGCAGTTGCATCTTTATGTATATTAAGCCATCTGCAAGGGAGAGAGTAACCGTGTCCAAAGGTGTAGCTTTGCTATACACTTCAATTGCTCCTCTTCTGAATCCCTTCATTTATACGCTAAGAAACCAGCAGGTGAAAGAAGTCTTCTGGGATGTGTTACAAAGACTGCGTTTTTCAAATCACAGCTTAAAATTGTGA